One genomic window of Spartobacteria bacterium includes the following:
- a CDS encoding HAMP domain-containing protein: MKLWKNMRIGIKITYGFGIILSLLFVIGIIGMMGMARLNRLSTLRGHADRAATETNYQLLLQQQYMRAANETVFNQLREVTTARDRTLNIIAAAITKPSDKAILTETKTAADNLDSSFSIWVNVDKEQQTALEDMISASANTKAATQEMADQQRALLDDALSQSRHILSRRLSIMEKANDIAQEMLLAQLNASRYAATKDKDYADKATKSSWTIASLLTKIKEQADTPEISNAVIHVKNSCTAYWDIFKEYVEYNENKELTFTTMSRTAQLLAKRINEIDASTDQLAEAKEALAERGKSCQYFGLELQTATDLTASTSMIELITEIITTSDALQQSTQDNATQTKQFKKISSTADKYLFALTNWINMASNQTKLNGQLSEIGEEVIQQVSGFAADQTARITSFATQNSELIREKSASAEAALSINSLLDKAVIAQYQYMTSTDPDFLSIQQTAIASALDLCTTLQEVQTEHTTKEYESILNAVRGNIERYQTLFAAWDTKQQRKHDEQLMLAKTASNASRQFAAFSQSQEHQMGQNAKEATFISSVSILIALISGLGLGFVITRSITRPLSQLTIAARQLSMGDLSVLLPAQSKDELGQLSAAFSTTSHIINGVIGEIKTLIARISEGSLRTTADESIYTGEYKMLIHHINQLSQLYNKLLDKIPNPVLIISTDKSIRFCNDAATALHKIPHDEILSKNYSDVFALSPENCACTLAMKDNETHICDTEIDLAKRLFELRYTGIPLLNDEQDIIGAIAIIEDQTDIRTATREATRQASEAQQAVKKAQKRATYQGGLVEQLVNTLNYIAMGSFAEVDLTLVAGDDDTQDIYLAFSQINTALKTTIEAITLLINDVSSLSEEGAHGRLGSRANQKVHNGAYRKVIDGVNELLNVISDPLREARSVLAAAAEGDLTRSMPDHYEGDFADLCHNLNSTVHSLKEALLQVTTVADQVHAGSGEINDASQYLAEASVNQASSLEEISASVTEIASQTKLNAKDARQASAVASQAQEAARTGAANMIDMVSAMNAIDEQGKHIEKIIKVIDGIAFQTNLLALNAAVEAARAGIHGKGFAVVADEVRSLAGRSAKAASETTKLIEKTGTCISTGLNIAALTSHSFEDIVKNIETTNVIVSNIATSSQNQAEGIAQINIALQQVDSVTQQNTANAEQTSSAAHELSSSSRGLTQLLSYFVLVGEEKKRMSLAGHRHDMDQQNINLLQS, encoded by the coding sequence ATGAAGCTCTGGAAAAATATGCGTATCGGAATCAAAATTACGTATGGTTTTGGAATTATTCTTTCTCTTCTTTTTGTAATTGGAATCATCGGAATGATGGGCATGGCGCGGCTGAACCGATTGAGCACTCTGCGCGGCCACGCCGATCGTGCAGCCACGGAAACAAACTACCAATTACTGCTGCAGCAACAATATATGCGGGCAGCGAATGAGACGGTCTTCAATCAACTTCGCGAAGTGACGACAGCAAGAGACCGCACACTCAATATCATTGCCGCAGCCATTACAAAGCCGTCGGACAAAGCGATTCTGACCGAAACTAAAACCGCTGCCGACAACCTGGATTCGTCCTTTTCTATATGGGTCAACGTCGACAAAGAACAGCAGACGGCGCTGGAAGACATGATTTCAGCATCGGCCAATACAAAGGCTGCCACCCAGGAAATGGCCGATCAGCAGCGCGCACTGCTGGATGACGCGTTGTCGCAAAGCCGGCACATACTGTCTCGACGCCTGTCCATTATGGAAAAAGCCAACGACATTGCGCAGGAAATGCTCCTGGCTCAGCTCAATGCCAGCCGCTATGCCGCGACGAAAGATAAAGACTATGCGGATAAAGCCACGAAATCGTCGTGGACGATTGCATCACTGCTAACAAAAATCAAAGAACAGGCCGACACGCCTGAAATATCCAATGCTGTCATCCATGTAAAAAACAGTTGCACAGCGTATTGGGACATATTCAAGGAATACGTGGAATACAATGAAAACAAAGAGCTTACATTCACGACAATGAGCAGAACCGCCCAATTGCTGGCGAAAAGAATAAATGAAATCGATGCCAGTACAGACCAACTCGCCGAGGCAAAAGAGGCCCTCGCTGAGCGTGGAAAATCATGTCAGTATTTTGGTCTGGAATTACAAACGGCCACTGATTTAACCGCATCCACCTCCATGATTGAATTAATTACAGAGATAATCACGACAAGCGATGCGCTGCAGCAAAGCACCCAGGATAATGCGACGCAAACGAAGCAGTTTAAGAAAATCAGTTCCACAGCGGACAAATATTTATTTGCGCTTACCAACTGGATCAACATGGCATCCAATCAGACAAAACTGAATGGCCAACTTAGTGAAATCGGTGAAGAGGTCATCCAGCAGGTATCGGGTTTTGCCGCAGACCAGACCGCACGCATAACATCCTTTGCGACCCAAAACAGTGAACTTATTCGAGAAAAATCGGCCAGTGCCGAAGCGGCACTGTCAATCAATTCCCTGCTGGATAAAGCCGTTATCGCACAATATCAATATATGACCTCCACTGATCCAGACTTCCTGAGCATACAGCAAACCGCCATCGCATCGGCACTCGACCTGTGCACCACACTTCAGGAAGTGCAGACGGAACACACAACAAAAGAATATGAAAGCATATTGAATGCCGTTCGCGGCAATATCGAACGATATCAGACGCTTTTTGCGGCTTGGGACACCAAACAACAACGCAAACATGATGAACAGTTGATGCTGGCGAAAACGGCAAGTAACGCATCCCGACAGTTTGCGGCATTCAGCCAATCACAGGAACATCAAATGGGACAGAACGCAAAAGAAGCCACGTTCATTTCCAGTGTATCCATTCTCATTGCATTGATTAGCGGCTTGGGTCTTGGTTTTGTTATTACACGCTCTATTACCCGCCCGCTGTCGCAATTGACCATAGCAGCGCGCCAGCTGAGCATGGGCGATTTATCAGTTCTCCTGCCGGCTCAATCCAAAGATGAGCTGGGCCAGCTGTCTGCCGCCTTCAGTACGACAAGTCACATTATCAATGGAGTAATCGGGGAGATTAAAACACTCATTGCCCGCATATCAGAAGGCTCCCTGCGCACCACTGCGGATGAATCGATCTACACCGGCGAATACAAAATGCTTATCCATCATATCAATCAGCTCAGCCAGCTTTACAACAAGCTTCTTGATAAAATACCCAATCCAGTCCTTATCATTTCAACTGATAAATCCATCCGATTCTGCAATGATGCAGCTACAGCACTGCACAAAATCCCCCATGATGAGATACTGTCGAAAAACTACAGCGACGTATTCGCACTTTCGCCCGAAAACTGTGCCTGCACATTAGCGATGAAAGACAATGAAACACATATCTGTGATACAGAAATCGATCTGGCAAAACGCCTGTTTGAACTTCGCTATACCGGCATCCCGCTACTCAATGACGAACAGGATATTATTGGCGCCATCGCTATCATCGAAGATCAAACCGATATTCGAACGGCCACCAGAGAAGCAACCCGCCAAGCGTCTGAAGCGCAGCAGGCCGTAAAAAAAGCACAGAAACGAGCCACATATCAGGGCGGTCTTGTTGAACAACTGGTCAACACGCTGAACTATATTGCCATGGGGTCCTTTGCTGAAGTAGATTTGACACTTGTTGCGGGTGATGACGATACCCAGGATATCTACCTAGCTTTTTCGCAGATCAACACAGCACTCAAGACCACGATTGAAGCCATCACACTGCTCATAAATGATGTCAGCTCTCTGTCGGAAGAAGGAGCCCATGGACGACTGGGATCACGAGCCAATCAGAAAGTACACAATGGCGCATATCGTAAAGTGATCGACGGGGTCAATGAACTGCTAAATGTAATATCCGATCCATTGAGAGAGGCACGCAGCGTTCTTGCCGCAGCGGCTGAGGGTGATTTAACCCGAAGCATGCCCGATCATTACGAAGGAGATTTCGCCGACCTCTGTCACAATTTGAACAGCACAGTTCATTCACTAAAAGAGGCGCTCTTACAGGTAACAACCGTTGCAGATCAGGTACATGCCGGATCAGGTGAAATCAATGATGCCAGCCAGTATCTAGCCGAGGCGTCCGTTAATCAGGCGTCGTCGCTGGAGGAAATATCAGCCTCTGTCACAGAAATAGCGTCGCAAACAAAACTAAATGCAAAGGATGCCCGTCAAGCCAGTGCTGTGGCCAGCCAGGCACAGGAGGCCGCTCGAACAGGTGCCGCCAATATGATCGACATGGTCAGCGCAATGAATGCTATTGACGAACAGGGCAAGCACATCGAAAAAATCATCAAAGTGATTGATGGCATCGCTTTTCAGACAAATCTTCTCGCGCTCAATGCCGCCGTTGAAGCGGCACGTGCCGGAATACACGGCAAAGGGTTTGCCGTCGTTGCTGATGAAGTCAGAAGTCTTGCCGGACGCAGTGCCAAAGCAGCCAGCGAAACAACGAAGCTGATAGAAAAAACAGGCACCTGTATAAGTACAGGACTGAATATAGCGGCCCTTACGTCTCATTCCTTTGAGGATATCGTCAAAAACATCGAGACAACAAATGTTATCGTGTCGAATATCGCCACGTCCTCACAGAATCAGGCCGAGGGCATCGCACAAATCAATATCGCTCTTCAGCAGGTAGACAGCGTAACCCAGCAAAATACAGCCAATGCAGAACAAACGTCCAGCGCGGCACATGAGCTCTCTTCCAGCTCACGTGGACTGACCCAGCTTTTGTCTTATTTTGTGCTTGTTGGAGAAGAAAAAAAGAGGATGTCCTTAGCTGGACACAGGCATGACATGGATCAACAAAACATCAACTTGTTACAGTCATAA